In Acidobacteriota bacterium, the sequence GTTTGCCGGTGGTGGTCTTCTTGTTCTTCGTCGTCACGTAGTTCCGACGCTTACAATCCCCACACTGCAACTGAACGTTATCTCGCATCTGGTGTCGCCTCTCTTACTCGACGAT encodes:
- the rpmG gene encoding 50S ribosomal protein L33; protein product: MRDNVQLQCGDCKRRNYVTTKNKKTTTGKLEFKKYCRWCRSHTAHKETR